Part of the Halomarina litorea genome is shown below.
CGCTTGGTCGACCCGGCGGTTCCGGACTTCGAACTCGACTGCCCGCTCGTCCCGGTGGTGCCCGTCTCGCCCTCGGAGTCCCGGTCACGCTTCTCATACGACGTACGACCTGTCATCGTCGCTCCGTTATATGGGCGGACGGGAGGATAAACTGGAGGCGTGCAGGTGGCCCCCGCCGGCCCCGTACGTCCGGGAGTCGAGACGGTCGCGGTGGCCTGACCGCTCGGTGCGTGTGTCTCAGACGGGGTCCGTCGTCGGGACGAACGGTCAGAGGGCGAACTCGTCGAATGACTCGCCGCCGCACGGACACCGGTTGTCCGCGACCGGAAGGATGATGCTTCCGTTGTCACGGACCCGTGCGGTGTACGGGCGGCTGCAGTCACGACAGGTAACTATCGCGTGGTCGGGCATGGGAGTATCGAGTCCCCCCGCGGTGCGTCGTCGGTGAGCGGCGTGGCGGTGGGCGACTCTGCCCAACCCACAGCACCCGGTGGTATCGTTCCATTCCTTTCGTCCGCAAGCAACTGTCGGAGCGCCGACCGGGTAGGTTTTTGCCGCCCGCCCTCGCGCGTGTCGGTATGTACGAGGTCGAGGTGAAGGTGCGAGCGACCCACGACCCGGTCCGCGACCGCCTCGGGTCGCTCGGTGCGACTCACGAACGGACCGTCGAGCAGGTCGACACCTACTACGACGCGCCCGACCGCGACTTCGCCGCGACCGACGAGGCGCTACGCATCCGCCGGGAGACGGTCGTGTCCGACGACGGCGAGCGGCGCGCCCTCGTCACGTACAAGGGACCGCTCGTTGACGAGGCCTCGAAGACCCGCGAGGAACACGAGACGGCCGTCGCGGACGACGAGGAACTCGCCGGGGTGCTCGACGGACT
Proteins encoded:
- the cyaB gene encoding class IV adenylate cyclase; translation: MYEVEVKVRATHDPVRDRLGSLGATHERTVEQVDTYYDAPDRDFAATDEALRIRRETVVSDDGERRALVTYKGPLVDEASKTREEHETAVADDEELAGVLDGLGYAPAATVEKRREQYALDGLTVVLDRVTDLGEFVEVEVESEDVDAAREAVFACLDRLGLDPDEQIRTSYLGMLLADSPQ